The proteins below come from a single Carnobacterium divergens DSM 20623 genomic window:
- a CDS encoding CtsR family transcriptional regulator, protein MQNQNMSDIIEAYLKQVLGVHEQIEIRRSEMANQFNCVPSQINYVINTRFTVQQGYLVESKRGGGGYIRIIKVKLLDKVEMLDAMIQIIGEKISQKDAYSIIQKLYEDEVITKREATLMLSALEKNVLASSEKNENSLRAKILIAFVDNLRYE, encoded by the coding sequence ATGCAAAATCAAAATATGTCAGATATCATTGAAGCCTATTTGAAACAAGTTTTAGGTGTTCATGAACAAATTGAAATTAGACGTAGTGAAATGGCTAATCAATTTAATTGTGTACCTTCTCAAATTAACTATGTTATCAATACTCGTTTTACTGTTCAACAAGGTTATTTAGTTGAAAGTAAACGTGGCGGTGGTGGCTATATTAGAATTATTAAAGTGAAGTTATTAGACAAAGTAGAAATGCTAGATGCGATGATTCAAATAATTGGAGAGAAAATTTCCCAAAAAGATGCTTATTCAATTATTCAAAAATTATATGAAGATGAAGTTATTACTAAGAGAGAAGCTACCTTAATGCTCTCTGCACTGGAAAAAAATGTTCTGGCTAGTAGTGAAAAAAATGAAAATAGTTTACGAGCAAAGATTTTGATCGCATTTGTGGACAATTTAAGATATGAATAA